A region from the Chloroflexota bacterium genome encodes:
- a CDS encoding methylmalonyl-CoA mutase family protein, with product MSEKKKTEETAERKKEFKTTVDGIGVKRVYTPADLEELSKEGIGLPGEYPFTRHIMPTGYRGRLWTMRQYAGFGTVEETNERFKYLHKQGQTGFSVAFHLPTQEGYDSDHPLAAGEVGKCGVAIDSLLDMERLWEGIPLADVSTSMTINATAPIILAMYIAAAEKQGVDKGRLNGTVQNDILKEYIARNTYIFGPAASMRLVTDICSHCAQTMPQWNSISISGYHMREAGATAVQEAAFTLANGIAYVQAMLDRGMEIDSFAPRFSFFFAAYTNVFEEVAKYRALRCIWAKIMKERFHARNPRSMMLRYHVQTDGFTLTAQQPLNNIVRVTLQALAAVLGGCQSLHTNSFDEALALPSEQAVQVALRTQQIIAEESGVADTVDPLGGSWYIERLSNQIESKVTAYLDDIDRMGGALKAIERGYIQQEIANSAYDYQVAVDSGEQVVVGVNRFVTDEDYTPKTLEIGVEVERKQIERLRRLKSVRDNGKVGQTLDSVRTVARSSDNIMPVMIDAVKSYATVGEISDALRQVFGEYREPNIL from the coding sequence ATGTCTGAGAAGAAGAAGACGGAAGAAACGGCTGAGAGAAAGAAAGAATTCAAGACCACTGTTGATGGCATTGGTGTGAAGAGGGTTTATACTCCAGCGGACTTGGAGGAGCTGAGTAAAGAAGGTATCGGTCTCCCTGGGGAGTATCCATTTACCAGACACATAATGCCTACTGGTTACAGGGGCAGGTTATGGACCATGCGACAGTACGCCGGATTCGGTACGGTGGAGGAGACGAATGAGCGATTCAAGTATCTGCATAAACAGGGGCAAACCGGTTTTAGTGTTGCCTTTCATTTGCCTACTCAGGAAGGTTACGATTCAGACCATCCCCTGGCTGCAGGAGAGGTAGGCAAATGTGGGGTCGCTATAGATTCGCTGTTGGACATGGAAAGATTATGGGAGGGTATTCCTTTAGCTGATGTCAGTACATCAATGACAATCAATGCCACTGCCCCAATCATATTAGCCATGTATATTGCTGCTGCTGAGAAGCAGGGGGTTGACAAGGGTAGGCTCAATGGGACTGTTCAGAATGACATACTGAAGGAATATATAGCTAGGAATACCTATATTTTTGGCCCAGCAGCCTCCATGCGGTTGGTCACTGACATCTGCTCCCACTGTGCTCAAACCATGCCACAATGGAACTCGATAAGCATCAGTGGTTACCATATGCGGGAGGCTGGTGCAACCGCCGTCCAGGAAGCTGCTTTCACTCTTGCTAATGGGATTGCCTATGTCCAGGCGATGCTGGATAGAGGCATGGAGATCGACTCATTTGCGCCTCGATTCTCCTTCTTCTTTGCTGCTTATACTAACGTCTTCGAGGAGGTTGCTAAATACAGAGCATTGCGCTGTATCTGGGCCAAGATAATGAAGGAGAGGTTTCATGCCAGGAACCCGAGATCCATGATGTTGAGGTATCATGTCCAGACTGACGGTTTCACGCTGACTGCGCAGCAACCCCTCAATAATATTGTAAGAGTGACCTTACAGGCACTTGCTGCTGTGTTGGGGGGATGTCAATCTCTGCACACGAACTCCTTCGACGAGGCATTGGCGTTACCCAGTGAGCAAGCAGTGCAGGTTGCCTTACGGACCCAGCAAATTATTGCTGAGGAAAGTGGTGTGGCAGATACAGTTGATCCGCTTGGAGGCTCTTGGTATATAGAGCGGTTAAGCAACCAAATAGAGAGTAAGGTGACAGCATATCTTGATGACATCGACAGAATGGGTGGGGCTCTGAAAGCGATAGAGAGGGGATATATTCAGCAGGAAATTGCCAACTCGGCCTACGACTATCAGGTGGCGGTAGACTCTGGCGAACAGGTGGTAGTCGGTGTCAACAGGTTTGTGACAGATGAAGACTATACTCCGAAGACTCTGGAGATAGGTGTGGAGGTGGAGAGGAAGCAAATAGAAAGGTTGCGGAGATTAAAAAGTGTGCGGGACAATGGGAAGGTGGGACAGACACTTGATAGTGTGCGCACCGTGGCCAGGAGTAGTGATAATATCATGCCAGTGATGATCGATGCGGTTAAGTCATACGCAACTGTAGGTGAGATAAGCGATGCCCTGCGACAGGTATTTGGTGAGTACCGAGAGCCAAATATACTCTAG
- a CDS encoding lactate utilization protein B, producing the protein MSVFTDYKKEIMDAAHNDRIRVALSRAIKSYRANTNDALKKFPHTVKMAEEVRGIKEKAIGEMEELAEQASKAIESNKGKAYIARTAEDALGIIDKLVGQHKLIVKGKSMTGEEIGLREHLEEHGNEVYETDLGEFIIQKLGSRPMHILSPAIHVPKEDVAKLFSKITGQELPPDIGTLVATARNLLREKYFKADVGISGANVVAADTGTLFIIENEGNIRLATGAPPVHIALIGMEKLVPTLGDAYKVAEVTWRYANYTVPSYVSLISGPSKTGDIEKVTTYGAHGPKEFHVIFMDAGRTSLAKNPILRQALYCLRCGGCLYECPVFAVTAGHFGDKYFAGMGAVWAAMLSGDVEKGAAVAYTCLTCGRCKNRCPMKIDTPEMIIELRRFLIEGN; encoded by the coding sequence ATGTCAGTTTTCACAGATTACAAGAAAGAAATAATGGATGCGGCCCATAACGACAGGATAAGGGTCGCTTTGTCTCGAGCTATTAAGAGCTACAGAGCGAATACTAATGATGCTCTGAAGAAGTTTCCCCATACTGTCAAGATGGCGGAAGAGGTAAGGGGGATAAAGGAAAAAGCTATTGGGGAAATGGAGGAGCTTGCCGAGCAGGCGTCTAAAGCCATCGAGAGTAACAAGGGGAAAGCTTACATAGCCAGAACTGCTGAGGATGCGCTGGGCATTATAGATAAGCTTGTGGGCCAACATAAACTGATCGTCAAAGGCAAAAGCATGACTGGAGAGGAAATTGGCTTGCGGGAGCACCTGGAAGAACATGGTAATGAGGTTTACGAGACTGACCTGGGAGAGTTTATCATTCAGAAGTTGGGCTCGAGACCGATGCACATCCTGTCGCCGGCAATTCACGTGCCTAAGGAAGATGTTGCCAAACTCTTCTCTAAGATTACAGGACAAGAATTGCCGCCTGATATCGGTACTCTAGTGGCAACTGCTCGGAATCTGCTGAGGGAGAAGTACTTTAAGGCAGATGTTGGTATCAGCGGTGCTAATGTAGTTGCGGCAGACACGGGAACACTATTCATTATTGAGAACGAAGGAAATATTCGCCTGGCCACAGGTGCCCCTCCGGTTCATATTGCGCTCATTGGTATGGAAAAACTGGTTCCCACACTGGGTGATGCTTACAAAGTTGCAGAGGTAACCTGGAGATACGCCAATTACACTGTACCCTCCTACGTGAGCTTGATATCCGGGCCCAGTAAGACTGGTGATATTGAGAAGGTGACTACCTATGGAGCCCACGGGCCAAAAGAGTTTCACGTTATTTTCATGGATGCCGGAAGAACCAGCCTTGCCAAAAACCCGATATTGCGGCAAGCACTCTATTGTTTAAGATGTGGAGGTTGTCTCTATGAATGTCCTGTCTTTGCAGTAACAGCAGGTCATTTTGGGGACAAGTATTTTGCCGGTATGGGAGCTGTTTGGGCGGCAATGTTGAGCGGAGATGTAGAGAAGGGGGCTGCGGTGGCTTACACCTGCCTGACGTGTGGCAGGTGTAAGAACAGGTGTCCCATGAAGATTGACACACCTGAGATGATAATCGAGCTCAGGAGATTCCTGATAGAGGGTAACTAG
- the mce gene encoding methylmalonyl-CoA epimerase, whose amino-acid sequence MIEKVSHIGIAVNSIEDAVKLYTEALGLKVRDVEVVTDQKVRIAIIPVGDIRIELLESTDPEGPIAKHIRTRGEGLHHLALQVSNIQETLEKLERDGIPLIDKKPRIGAGGAQIAFLHPKGTKALIELVQPAD is encoded by the coding sequence ATGATAGAAAAGGTTAGCCATATTGGGATCGCTGTGAATAGTATTGAAGATGCAGTGAAGCTATATACCGAGGCGCTGGGGCTCAAAGTCAGAGATGTTGAGGTTGTTACAGATCAGAAGGTGCGGATTGCCATCATACCCGTGGGTGATATCAGGATCGAGCTGCTGGAATCGACTGATCCAGAGGGACCAATTGCCAAACATATTAGAACGAGGGGCGAGGGATTGCATCACTTAGCTCTGCAGGTAAGTAATATTCAGGAGACCCTGGAAAAGCTGGAAAGGGATGGGATTCCCCTCATTGACAAGAAGCCAAGAATAGGCGCTGGAGGTGCCCAAATAGCCTTCCTGCATCCAAAGGGTACGAAGGCGCTGATCGAGCTGGTTCAGCCGGCGGACTAG
- a CDS encoding 4Fe-4S binding protein, producing the protein MSTKRKDTDLTWQDIEIGAAISTPGNAAEYKTGDWRSERPIWNKDRCIKCGICYLFCPEGCVSHDKEGYFEADLYYCKGCGICARECWTQAISMVPEG; encoded by the coding sequence TTGAGTACGAAGCGGAAAGATACTGATCTTACCTGGCAGGATATCGAGATCGGGGCAGCGATAAGCACGCCGGGGAATGCTGCCGAATACAAGACCGGCGACTGGAGATCAGAGAGACCGATTTGGAACAAGGATAGATGCATCAAGTGCGGCATATGCTATCTCTTTTGCCCTGAGGGCTGTGTCTCCCATGACAAGGAAGGCTATTTCGAGGCTGACCTCTACTACTGTAAGGGCTGCGGCATCTGTGCCAGAGAGTGCTGGACTCAGGCCATAAGCATGGTTCCGGAGGGATGA
- the sucC gene encoding ADP-forming succinate--CoA ligase subunit beta, with amino-acid sequence MKLFEFEAKDILRKYGLQTPSGSIARDPVEVEIVAKRLGKPVALKAQVLVSGRGKSGGIQFADDAGEAKKSAIYLIGSHIKGNVVRSLLVEEKLSIVDQYYASITIDRQARRYVVLASTNGGVDVEETALTSPNRISRYWVDPATGFNEETARATVAQFSFNGDRDITEFASVIATLYRVAMDYDAELVEINPLAKTSSGEFIAADARIVLDDNALFRHPEFEDKGSAGMDDNPREAEARRQKLAYVDLSGDIGIIGNGAGLVMATMDMVHLLGGRAANFLDIGGGAQPEVVRKGLMLVMSKPGVKAVLINILGGITRCDLAARGIIGGLSEVADEKPVAVRLMGTNDEVGREMLRLAGIPVYPDMETATKKVIGWVKR; translated from the coding sequence ATGAAGCTTTTTGAGTTTGAGGCTAAAGATATCCTTCGGAAATATGGCTTGCAGACTCCCAGCGGTAGTATCGCCAGGGATCCAGTTGAAGTTGAAATTGTGGCCAAACGACTGGGCAAACCTGTAGCTTTGAAGGCTCAAGTGTTAGTGTCAGGCAGAGGCAAATCCGGTGGAATACAGTTTGCTGATGATGCTGGCGAGGCGAAGAAATCTGCCATATATCTCATTGGCAGTCACATTAAGGGAAACGTGGTAAGGAGTCTGTTAGTTGAGGAAAAGTTGAGCATTGTCGATCAATACTACGCTTCGATAACTATTGACAGGCAGGCCAGGAGATATGTTGTCCTCGCTTCTACCAACGGAGGGGTTGATGTTGAAGAAACTGCTCTGACTTCTCCGAACAGAATATCAAGGTATTGGGTTGATCCTGCTACTGGCTTCAATGAAGAGACTGCCAGGGCGACAGTGGCCCAGTTTTCCTTCAACGGAGACCGTGATATCACCGAGTTTGCTTCTGTCATCGCTACCCTGTATCGGGTGGCGATGGACTATGACGCAGAGTTGGTGGAAATCAACCCACTGGCCAAGACGTCCTCGGGTGAGTTCATAGCTGCTGATGCCAGAATAGTATTGGATGATAATGCACTTTTCAGACACCCTGAGTTTGAAGATAAGGGCTCAGCGGGGATGGATGATAACCCCAGGGAAGCTGAAGCTAGGAGGCAAAAGCTGGCTTACGTAGACCTCTCAGGAGACATAGGCATTATTGGCAATGGAGCTGGCCTGGTCATGGCCACTATGGACATGGTCCATCTTCTTGGCGGCAGAGCGGCCAACTTCCTCGACATCGGTGGCGGTGCTCAACCAGAAGTCGTCAGAAAAGGATTGATGTTGGTTATGTCTAAGCCTGGGGTAAAGGCCGTGTTGATCAATATTCTGGGTGGGATAACAAGATGCGATCTGGCGGCTCGGGGAATTATCGGGGGGCTCAGTGAGGTAGCTGACGAGAAGCCGGTGGCCGTAAGACTGATGGGAACCAATGATGAGGTGGGAAGAGAGATGTTACGTCTGGCGGGAATCCCTGTTTACCCGGATATGGAAACGGCGACCAAGAAAGTCATAGGATGGGTTAAGAGATGA
- the porB gene encoding pyruvate synthase subunit PorB, with protein MENFAIYVPRLVPQKDYFAPGHRACIGCGEALAVRLVTKALGREVIISNATGCMEIVSSPFPTTSWRVPWIHTLFENASAVASGIEAALKILNEKGARAKMPKVVAMGGDGATLDIGIQSLSGAWERGHNFLYVCFDNEAYMNTGIQRSSGTPFGAATTTSPAGKLSIGQATWKKNMPAIAIAHDIPYVATACPSYPFDLMEKVTKAVATHGPSYLHVLSPCPTGWRYPTDLSIRLGRLAVETGVFPLYEVENGKYRLNFDSSKLRPVRDYLTPQGRFRHLPKEEIERIQEGVNKEYQKLKRKVKA; from the coding sequence GTGGAAAACTTCGCGATATATGTTCCCAGGCTAGTGCCCCAAAAGGACTACTTTGCCCCCGGCCATCGTGCTTGCATAGGCTGCGGAGAAGCCCTAGCAGTAAGATTGGTAACCAAGGCACTCGGCAGAGAGGTCATCATATCCAATGCCACCGGATGCATGGAGATCGTTTCCTCGCCGTTTCCCACTACCTCGTGGCGAGTCCCCTGGATACATACACTTTTCGAGAATGCCTCGGCAGTTGCCTCCGGTATTGAAGCCGCCCTGAAGATACTCAATGAGAAAGGCGCCAGAGCCAAGATGCCGAAGGTAGTGGCTATGGGCGGGGACGGGGCAACATTAGACATAGGGATTCAATCGCTCTCAGGCGCCTGGGAGAGAGGACACAACTTCCTCTATGTTTGCTTCGACAACGAAGCCTATATGAATACCGGTATACAGAGATCCAGCGGTACTCCTTTTGGAGCCGCTACTACTACCTCGCCAGCTGGTAAACTGAGCATTGGCCAGGCCACCTGGAAGAAGAACATGCCAGCTATCGCAATAGCACACGACATCCCTTATGTGGCCACAGCATGTCCCAGCTACCCATTCGACTTGATGGAAAAGGTCACCAAGGCAGTGGCAACTCACGGTCCATCATACCTGCATGTGCTCTCACCTTGTCCTACGGGTTGGCGTTACCCCACCGACCTCAGTATCAGGCTGGGGCGTTTGGCCGTTGAGACAGGCGTTTTCCCACTCTACGAGGTTGAGAACGGCAAATACAGATTGAACTTCGATTCCTCCAAACTCCGGCCGGTGCGCGACTATCTGACGCCACAAGGCAGATTCCGCCATCTCCCCAAAGAAGAGATAGAACGAATACAAGAGGGAGTAAATAAGGAATATCAAAAATTGAAGAGGAAGGTGAAGGCTTAG
- the porA gene encoding pyruvate ferredoxin oxidoreductase produces MEMVGMEGSLAMAEAVRLANVDVIAAYPITPQTHIVERLAEMVANGELNAEYIPVESEHSAMSACLGSSATGARTFTATAGQGLELMHEVLYVASGLRLPIIMGVANRALSSPLSVWGDHSDVMAVRDCGWIQIFAENGQQALDLTVCAFRIGEHPNVLFPVMIHIDGFHLSHVVEPLFLLDKSQVEEFLPPYHHPFALDTDKPVTIGAFTVPILYTEARKSMEAALRATRDIINEVWNEFAKVSGRQYRAVEHYRTEDADTLLLTMGSYSEIAMEAIDQLRDRNEKVGLIRLRLWRPFPFEELRKATERCQTLVVLDRCISPGGPPGPVCSEVKAALYSQKKRPKIAGFIGGLGGRDLSVPEFVKMIERGKEIAEAGGEEIETIGVRGQ; encoded by the coding sequence ATGGAAATGGTAGGAATGGAAGGCTCCCTGGCAATGGCCGAGGCCGTAAGGCTGGCCAATGTCGATGTGATTGCCGCCTACCCCATTACTCCCCAAACACATATAGTAGAGCGATTGGCTGAAATGGTGGCCAACGGAGAACTTAATGCGGAGTACATCCCGGTTGAGTCTGAGCATTCGGCGATGAGTGCCTGCCTTGGCTCATCAGCTACCGGAGCCAGGACCTTCACAGCTACGGCAGGACAGGGACTGGAGCTAATGCACGAGGTCTTGTATGTGGCCTCCGGCCTGAGACTGCCCATAATCATGGGTGTAGCGAACAGAGCACTGTCATCCCCATTGAGCGTATGGGGCGACCACTCCGATGTGATGGCGGTGCGGGATTGCGGCTGGATTCAAATCTTCGCCGAGAACGGACAACAGGCTCTCGATCTCACAGTATGTGCCTTCCGCATCGGTGAACACCCCAATGTTCTCTTCCCAGTGATGATTCACATAGACGGTTTCCACCTGTCCCATGTTGTTGAACCCCTCTTTCTTCTGGACAAGAGCCAAGTGGAGGAATTTCTGCCTCCATACCATCACCCGTTTGCTCTGGATACTGACAAGCCGGTAACTATAGGGGCCTTCACTGTTCCCATCCTGTATACCGAAGCCAGAAAATCCATGGAAGCTGCTCTGCGAGCCACCAGGGACATAATCAATGAAGTGTGGAACGAGTTTGCCAAGGTGAGTGGGCGCCAATACCGGGCTGTTGAGCACTACCGAACGGAGGATGCTGATACCCTACTTCTAACTATGGGTAGTTACAGTGAGATAGCCATGGAGGCGATAGACCAGTTGAGGGACAGGAACGAGAAGGTAGGCCTTATCAGACTGCGCCTCTGGAGGCCATTCCCCTTCGAGGAACTGCGCAAGGCTACCGAAAGGTGTCAGACCCTGGTCGTCCTGGATCGCTGCATATCTCCTGGAGGACCCCCTGGGCCGGTCTGCTCTGAAGTAAAAGCGGCACTTTACTCTCAGAAGAAGAGACCGAAGATAGCGGGGTTTATCGGAGGCTTGGGAGGCCGCGATCTCTCAGTCCCGGAATTCGTAAAAATGATCGAGAGGGGCAAGGAGATTGCAGAGGCAGGTGGAGAGGAAATAGAGACAATAGGGGTCAGAGGACAGTAA
- a CDS encoding 2-oxoacid:acceptor oxidoreductase family protein produces the protein MIEIRLHGRGGQGAVTSAEMLALAAIGEGKYAQAFPSFGPERRGAPVQAFVRVDAKHIRIRGEIREPNVVVVLDPGLLNIMDVSSGLKEKGIIVLNTKSTAMEIKARFGNKWTVATVDAASIAVETIGVNIVNTTMLGAILRATNIVKIDSLAEPLKHRFGNRAAANLESCKKAYEKTSMA, from the coding sequence ATGATTGAGATAAGATTGCATGGCCGTGGCGGGCAGGGTGCTGTAACTTCAGCAGAAATGCTCGCCCTCGCTGCGATTGGCGAAGGCAAATACGCCCAGGCATTTCCCAGTTTCGGCCCAGAAAGACGCGGGGCGCCAGTTCAGGCGTTTGTGAGAGTAGATGCTAAACACATCCGCATCAGAGGGGAAATCAGGGAACCTAATGTCGTTGTAGTGCTTGATCCAGGACTGCTCAACATCATGGATGTCAGTTCCGGGCTGAAAGAAAAGGGCATTATAGTGCTAAACACCAAGAGCACGGCAATGGAGATAAAGGCCCGTTTCGGGAACAAATGGACAGTGGCAACCGTGGATGCAGCTTCCATCGCTGTTGAGACGATCGGTGTCAACATTGTAAACACAACGATGTTGGGAGCAATATTGAGAGCTACCAACATAGTGAAAATAGACTCACTTGCGGAGCCACTCAAACATCGTTTCGGAAATAGGGCAGCAGCCAACCTGGAGAGTTGTAAGAAGGCTTACGAGAAAACATCAATGGCCTGA
- a CDS encoding cobalamin B12-binding domain-containing protein has translation MDKKIRVLVAKPGLDGHDRGAKVVARGLRDAGLEVVYLGLRLTPEQIAASAIQEDVDVVGLSCLSGAHMALFPEIVKLIREKGGRDIMVVGGGIIPKKDIPGLKEAGIAEIFGPGTPLERIANFIESNIGGRG, from the coding sequence GTGGATAAGAAAATACGAGTTTTAGTAGCCAAACCAGGACTTGATGGGCATGATAGGGGTGCCAAGGTAGTGGCCAGGGGCTTAAGAGATGCCGGGCTGGAGGTAGTCTACCTTGGCTTGCGTTTAACACCGGAGCAAATTGCTGCATCTGCTATTCAGGAAGATGTGGATGTGGTAGGGCTTAGTTGCTTGTCCGGTGCTCATATGGCCCTGTTCCCTGAGATAGTGAAGTTGATTCGTGAGAAGGGTGGTAGGGATATTATGGTCGTAGGTGGGGGAATCATACCGAAGAAGGACATCCCTGGACTGAAGGAAGCCGGTATCGCCGAAATTTTTGGGCCAGGCACGCCTTTGGAGAGGATTGCCAATTTTATCGAAAGCAATATTGGAGGACGAGGATAA
- a CDS encoding (Fe-S)-binding protein, producing the protein MGKKSRDLIPPGLAYLADNITNKHNVLGESKTSGAKWAKDLNIPRESETIFFAGCGYQYTRKLESLMSLVRGMDKSVVGAELPMSIAIFQKKLGVDLAGVYGKLLSRGDDTEAQPLRDAVKVLRSLGVDFGYLADEEPCCGGLLHYIGLQDDFAKNAQEVYRKLKSHGVKRIIGIVPSCTYALRNLIPACVEGYDLEVKHFSEVVLENIGSKELRFPKEVKVTYHDPCQMVRYLGLTDAPRQVLKAIKGIDLVETEWTKGEWATCCGGGGGFEAVFPELSHILAVNRASELVETGAQIIVTHCPGCIMQLNAGLKDLKKDNVEVLDLAQVVAMAIGA; encoded by the coding sequence ATGGGTAAGAAATCGAGAGATCTGATTCCTCCGGGGCTGGCTTATCTGGCGGATAACATTACCAATAAGCACAATGTATTAGGTGAGTCAAAGACGTCGGGGGCGAAGTGGGCCAAAGACCTTAATATTCCCCGAGAGTCAGAGACAATATTCTTTGCTGGATGTGGATATCAATATACTAGGAAGCTGGAATCCTTAATGTCCCTTGTGCGAGGGATGGACAAGAGTGTAGTTGGTGCTGAGCTGCCAATGAGCATCGCCATTTTTCAGAAGAAGCTGGGTGTTGATCTTGCTGGCGTTTATGGCAAATTGTTATCAAGAGGTGATGACACCGAGGCTCAACCGTTGAGGGATGCTGTCAAAGTGCTGCGGAGTCTTGGCGTCGATTTTGGCTATCTTGCTGATGAGGAACCGTGCTGTGGGGGCCTCTTGCACTATATTGGACTGCAAGACGATTTCGCCAAGAATGCTCAGGAGGTATATAGAAAGCTGAAGTCCCATGGGGTGAAACGGATCATCGGTATTGTTCCTTCTTGCACATATGCTCTGCGCAACTTGATTCCTGCTTGTGTAGAGGGATATGACCTTGAAGTCAAACATTTCTCGGAGGTTGTCCTGGAGAATATCGGGTCAAAGGAATTGCGATTTCCTAAGGAGGTCAAGGTTACCTATCATGATCCGTGTCAGATGGTGCGTTATCTGGGTTTGACGGATGCGCCGCGCCAGGTTTTGAAGGCTATCAAAGGTATTGACCTTGTAGAAACTGAGTGGACTAAAGGGGAATGGGCAACGTGCTGTGGAGGTGGAGGAGGATTCGAAGCAGTCTTCCCTGAGTTGAGCCATATTCTGGCGGTGAACAGGGCCAGCGAGTTGGTTGAAACTGGGGCTCAGATCATTGTTACTCACTGCCCGGGGTGCATTATGCAGTTGAATGCCGGACTCAAAGATCTGAAGAAAGATAATGTGGAAGTCCTGGACCTGGCCCAGGTTGTGGCTATGGCTATAGGAGCGTAA
- a CDS encoding 4Fe-4S dicluster domain-containing protein produces MAESARMVDIHVMGKHYQVPEGLTIMTALEYCGYRLIRGCGCRAGFCGACATIYNFKNDHQLRYDLACQKTVEQDMYLVQIPFFPAAKAFYSLEEIEATGEQVLSLYPDLVKCFGCNTCTKTCPQKLEVMWYMSDALRGDIRQVSAKSFDCVMCGLCAARCPQGLVPYNVALLCRRLYGRYLAPVSRHLEDRIAEIEAGRFDDDLEKLKKMDVRELRRLYAGREIEPAN; encoded by the coding sequence ATGGCAGAGTCAGCTCGAATGGTTGATATACATGTTATGGGGAAGCACTACCAGGTTCCCGAGGGGCTCACCATTATGACGGCACTCGAATATTGTGGCTATAGGTTGATCCGTGGCTGTGGGTGTCGCGCCGGATTTTGTGGCGCCTGTGCTACCATCTACAATTTTAAGAATGACCACCAGTTGAGGTATGATCTTGCCTGCCAGAAGACGGTTGAGCAGGATATGTACCTGGTGCAGATACCATTCTTTCCTGCTGCCAAGGCCTTCTATAGCCTGGAGGAGATAGAAGCAACAGGTGAACAGGTACTCTCTCTTTATCCTGATCTGGTTAAGTGCTTTGGCTGCAATACCTGCACTAAGACATGCCCCCAGAAACTTGAAGTTATGTGGTATATGTCCGATGCCCTAAGGGGTGATATACGCCAGGTATCTGCCAAGTCCTTTGACTGTGTGATGTGTGGCTTGTGCGCTGCCAGATGCCCACAAGGACTGGTACCCTATAATGTAGCCTTGCTGTGCCGGCGCTTATATGGTCGGTATCTTGCCCCTGTTTCGAGGCACCTGGAAGACAGGATAGCTGAGATAGAAGCGGGCAGATTTGATGATGATCTGGAGAAGTTGAAAAAGATGGATGTGCGTGAGCTGCGCCGTTTGTATGCGGGTCGTGAAATAGAACCGGCTAACTGA
- the sucD gene encoding succinate--CoA ligase subunit alpha, whose amino-acid sequence MKSIVDESSKVMVQGITGNEGRFHTEAMLQYGTKIVAGVTPGKGGEQVCGIPVYNTVAEAVSYHGVDTSIVFVPARFARGAAIEAIEAGLRMIVVITEMIPQKDSIEFIAMADKRGTVIIGPNTPGIIVPPKKMKVGIMPSQFFKPGVVGVVSRSGTLTYEIALHISNAGLGQSACLGIGGDAIVGLDFIKVLEMFREDEETRSVVLIGEVGGTAEETAARYISETKYPKPVVAYIAGRSAPPEKRMGHAGAIVMGNMGTAQSKIDAFIAAGVAVADKPSDIVKLLETVSI is encoded by the coding sequence TTGAAAAGCATAGTAGATGAAAGCTCAAAGGTGATGGTTCAGGGCATAACGGGGAACGAGGGGAGATTTCATACTGAGGCGATGCTACAATATGGGACCAAGATAGTCGCTGGAGTGACTCCGGGCAAGGGAGGGGAGCAGGTTTGTGGTATACCTGTCTATAACACTGTTGCTGAGGCAGTGAGCTATCATGGTGTCGATACTTCTATCGTCTTTGTTCCGGCACGTTTTGCCCGGGGTGCTGCTATTGAAGCCATTGAAGCTGGCTTAAGAATGATCGTGGTCATCACCGAAATGATCCCCCAGAAAGACTCCATTGAGTTCATCGCCATGGCGGACAAGCGGGGTACAGTGATTATTGGCCCGAATACACCCGGAATAATAGTGCCCCCCAAGAAAATGAAAGTTGGGATAATGCCGAGTCAGTTTTTCAAGCCGGGTGTCGTTGGAGTCGTTTCCAGAAGTGGGACTCTGACTTATGAAATTGCTTTGCACATTAGTAACGCCGGCCTGGGTCAAAGTGCATGTTTAGGTATAGGTGGTGATGCCATAGTCGGATTGGATTTTATCAAGGTACTTGAAATGTTTAGAGAGGATGAGGAGACGAGGAGCGTGGTTCTCATAGGTGAGGTGGGAGGTACAGCGGAGGAAACAGCAGCCCGATACATTAGCGAGACGAAGTATCCTAAACCGGTAGTTGCCTACATTGCAGGGAGATCAGCACCACCGGAGAAACGTATGGGACACGCCGGGGCAATAGTGATGGGGAATATGGGAACGGCGCAATCCAAGATTGATGCCTTCATTGCTGCTGGGGTGGCTGTAGCTGACAAACCGAGCGATATAGTAAAGTTGCTAGAAACTGTGAGTATTTAG